The proteins below are encoded in one region of Anguilla anguilla isolate fAngAng1 chromosome 3, fAngAng1.pri, whole genome shotgun sequence:
- the LOC118223815 gene encoding programmed cell death protein 1-like isoform X1 translates to MARTYISVLMLYGTSLIGRALLAEVSSVVVKRGDTVTLPCSFRMSGAGGYMGWFRHGPNDSVPLCIFSVYDSGHSEVKHHNNFRRDHIKLLRRTNSSFGCEIINVDLSDSGLYFCGKMGTSKVVFDSATRVEVEGQMSPTTTEEGDCKESVCVTHFPVLWALGGVSAIQLVVIFVLVCRVAGTGKASQHNSDNKRVDEDPETLNYAALNFAQNRKKPRRREELDTHVVYAATR, encoded by the exons ATGGCAAGGACCTACATCTCTGTCCTGATGCTCTACGGCACGA GCCTGATCGGCAGAGCGCTGCTCGCTGAGGTCTCCTCCGTGGTAGTGAAGCGTGGGGACACCGTCACGCTGCCCTGCTCCTTTCGCATGAGCGGCGCCGGGGGCTACATGGGGTGGTTCAGGCACGGGCCAAACGATTCGGTGCCCCTGTGCATCTTTTCGGTGTACGATAGCGGTCATTCAGAAGTTAAACATCACAACAATTTTCGCCGAGATCATATAAAACTGCTGCGCCGGACCAACAGCAGTTTCGGCTGTGAAATCATAAACGTGGATTTATCGGACTCTGGTctgtatttctgtggaaaaatggGGACATCCAAAGTGGTATTCGACAGTGCAACACGGGTGGAGGTTGAAG GACAGATGTCACCGACAACAACAGAAGAAG GAGATTGCAAAGAAAGTGTATGCGTCACTCATTTTCCCGTCCTCTGGGCCTTGGGAGGAGTGAGTGCAATACAGCTCGTGGTGATTTTTGTCTTGGTCTGCAGAGTCGCTGGGACAG GGAAAGCTTCTCAGCATAACTCAGATAACAAACGGGTG GATGAAGACCCAGAAACACTGAATTACGCGGCATTGAATTTTGCTCAGAACAGGAAGAAAcccaggaggagggaggagctggACACCCATGTTGTATATGCTGCTACAAgatga
- the LOC118223815 gene encoding uncharacterized protein LOC118223815 isoform X2, which produces MARTYISVLMLYGTSLIGRALLAEVSSVVVKRGDTVTLPCSFRMSGAGGYMGWFRHGPNDSVPLCIFSVYDSGHSEVKHHNNFRRDHIKLLRRTNSSFGCEIINVDLSDSGLYFCGKMGTSKVVFDSATRVEVEDVTDNNRRRRLQRKCMRHSFSRPLGLGRSECNTARGDFCLGLQSRWDRESFSA; this is translated from the exons ATGGCAAGGACCTACATCTCTGTCCTGATGCTCTACGGCACGA GCCTGATCGGCAGAGCGCTGCTCGCTGAGGTCTCCTCCGTGGTAGTGAAGCGTGGGGACACCGTCACGCTGCCCTGCTCCTTTCGCATGAGCGGCGCCGGGGGCTACATGGGGTGGTTCAGGCACGGGCCAAACGATTCGGTGCCCCTGTGCATCTTTTCGGTGTACGATAGCGGTCATTCAGAAGTTAAACATCACAACAATTTTCGCCGAGATCATATAAAACTGCTGCGCCGGACCAACAGCAGTTTCGGCTGTGAAATCATAAACGTGGATTTATCGGACTCTGGTctgtatttctgtggaaaaatggGGACATCCAAAGTGGTATTCGACAGTGCAACACGGGTGGAGGTTGAAG ATGTCACCGACAACAACAGAAGAAG GAGATTGCAAAGAAAGTGTATGCGTCACTCATTTTCCCGTCCTCTGGGCCTTGGGAGGAGTGAGTGCAATACAGCTCGTGGTGATTTTTGTCTTGGTCTGCAGAGTCGCTGGGACAG GGAAAGCTTCTCAGCATAA